DNA from Salinispora arenicola:
GGTGGCGTGATCGCGAACCACACGGACCGGGCAGTGCTGCGGGTTGTCCGGACGTTGGACACCTTCGGCGTCTGCACCGAGGACGAGCTCATCGCCTCCCTTGGACGGGTGCACCCGGACACCAAGGTGATCAACCTGTCGCTCGGCGGTTACACCGCCGACGGAACCGCGCCGCTCGGCGTACAGGCCGCGTTGCAGCAGGCCCTGTCCGGGCTCGACCGAGTGGTGGTCGCGGCCGCTGGCAATGACGGCAACCGCAGTGACCCGTTCTGGCCCGCGGCATTCGCCGGTGCCGGCGAGTCGTGGAGTGGACAGGTGGTGGCCGTCGCCGCCCACGATGGCGTCGACCTGTGCTCCTGGAGCAACGCCGGATCGTGGGTCAGCCTTGTCGCACCTGGTCAGGACGTCCGAAGCACCTATATCGACCACGCGCTGTTTCCGGAGGGGTGGGCGCAATGGAGCGGAACCTCGTTCGCGGCGCCGCGAGTGGCTGCCGAGATCACGGCGCGGATCGACGCACAGGTTGGTGCGGTAGCTGCCACCAACCAGTTCATGGCCGACGTGGCAGCGGCCAACCAGCAGTTCGGAGGTCACCTTGGCTTGATCTGACAGAGCCAGGTAGCTCTGTACGATGCATTTTCATGAGCGACGACGACGTGGGTCGGCTGGTTCGTAGTGCTGCCAGTGGAGATCGGGCAGCGTGGGAAGCCTTGGTCGACCGGTACGCGCGGCTGGTATACACAGTGGCTCGCGGGTTCCGGCTCGACGACGCTGATGTCGCCGACGTCAGCCAGACGACCTGGTTGCGGCTCGTGGAGAAGCTTGACCAGCTCCGTGAACCGGGATCGGTGGGGGCATGGCTTGCCACCACCGCTCGCCGGGAGGCCCTTGCCCTGCTGCGAAACAGGCGGGAAGTGTCGTTACCGGAGTCCACGAGATCGGAGCCGGTGGACGAGCTGCAGCCTGAGCCATGGCAGCGGCTGGTTGCCGAGGAAACTGATGCGGAGCTGTGGCATGCGTACCGCAAACTGTCGTTACGCTGTCAGGAGTTACTGCGGTTGCTGGTGTTCGAGCCTGTGGGCAGCTATGCGATCGCTGCTGCGGCACTCTCGGTGCCCATCGGCAGTCTCGGCCCTGCCCGCGCCCGATGCCTGACCACCCTTCGGGCCTTGCTGAATCAGCCCGCACCACAGCGACGTATCTAGGGGAAGGGTGCGGACGCATGAGTGACGACCGATTCACCACATCAGATGATGATCTACTCAGCCGACTGGGCAGCCTGCTGGCCGAGGTCGACTCGGTCCCGGAGTCGGTACGGGCTGCCGCCGTCGCCAGCTACAGCTGGCGCTCGCCCGATACCGAGCTTGCCCAGCTGGTCGACAGCATGTCGGCCGCCGACGTACGGGGCGATGAGGCCCGGCTCCTGACCTTTCGTGCGGACTCGATCACTATCGAGGTGGAAATCATCCCCATTCGTGATCGGCTCCGGATCGTCGGTCAGCTCGTGCCTCCGCAGCCCGCCCGGGTGCAGGTCGAGCAGCCGGGTTCGGCGTCGACCTCGGGCACCGACGCGGACCTTCTGGGTCGCTTCGCCTTCGATGACACGTCACCCGGGCCGACCCGGCTCGTGTGTACACCACCCGGCTCGGAGACGGTCCATACCGAGTGGACCACGCTTTGATCCGAGCAATCAGCCGGTAGTGCCGTCGGCACCGCCTCGGTCCTGTGACCAGGGCGGTGCCGGTCGTCGCAGGTGAGCGCACTCGCGGCGGGTCCCCTCGTCGGACGCAACCCGGCTGTCCATGACGGCGAAACCTGCCCGGGTGTCCTTCCGGGCCGCGGTGCCCCCTGCGTCAATGGCCGGTGCAGGTGACGGTGGGCAGCGCGTTGGTACCCGTGGTGCTGGCGAGGAAGCCGAACGTGGTCGTGCCTCCCGGGTCCACTGCGCCGTTGTAGGGCGCGTTGGTCACTGTCACGGACGTCCCCGAACTGGTGTGCGTGCCGTTCCAGAGCTGGGCTATCGACTGGCCGCTGGGCCAGGTCCAGCTCGCCGTCCATTCCGTCCAGGTGGCGGTGGTGTGGTTCATGATCATGATCTCGCCCTGGAAGCCGTCCGGCCACGAGTTGATCACCTGGTAGACCGCCATGCAGTCCCCGCCGTGTGGCGGTGGCGTGGTCGGGTTCGGCGGGGGAGTGGTCGGTGGCGGGATGGTGCCACCGGGGCCGACACCGGTCACCTCACCGTTGCCACCGTCAAACGTCACGTCCGAGCAGCCAAAGAAGTTCTCCGGGCTGTCCGAACGGACCCAGCGTGAGTAGATGAGGTGCCGACCACTCTTGTCGGCTGGCAGTGTTCCGGTGAAGTAGTAGTGTCCGTCGTTGGTGCCCACAGCGCCGCGCTGGGGTGGGTTGGTGACGGTGAGGAACGGCTGCTCCTCCAGATCGCTCCAGGCCAACGGGCGGGTCGGGCTCCAACTGTCCTTGGTGATGTAGAAGGAGAACGTCCCCGGGTGGTGAGCCCAGTTGCTGTAGCGGAACTCCATGGTCCGACCGGCGGTCAGGTGCGTCAGCGGCCAGTCGGTTCGAGCTAGGTCATAGCCGAGGAATCCGGGGTTTCCGCCACTGCACAGCTGGCCGTCGGGAATGTATCCGACGGTACGCCCGTCGGCGTCGGAGCGCAGCACGCTGAACCAGTTGTAGAGCGAGTTCGCCCCACTCTGGGCCACGGCCGCGGAGCAGGCGGGGTTGTTCGGCTGGATCTCACCGCTGGGGGTCAGCCCGTCCTTCCAGCAGAGGAAGGTTCGGCTGCCGGGCATCATGGCGGCGCCGTGCGCCGCTGCCGGCTCCGACCTGGCGGTGAGCGCGACGACAGCCACGAGAAGTGTCGCGGCCGCGGTGAGCAGCGCGGCTGTTCGGGATCGGTAGGACACGGTGTCTCCTGACTCGCGGGGTGCCTACCACCCCGCGGGTGACGGGTGCGGGCGGCACCTGGCCGGCCCGCAAGCGACGAGCGGTCGGCGGCGTGCTCAGGAGAGGAGGGCACGCCAGTCTGCGGTCCGTCGTGGACCGATGCCCTCGCGTGGTTGCCCCAGCCGGCGGCGCGACAGCCCTGCGTCGTCCGGCACGGCCATCCCAGCACGACGGTGTGCGCGATCGCAACAGCGTCCGGGCCATCCTCAGTTGGTGCGGGTTCGCGCCGCCCCTGTGTGGGACACCGCGGCCGCCGGAGGTGCGAGGGCCGCTGCTGTCGCAGCGTCCGACAGCCCGCAATGCCGGGCGTTGGCTGACGCCATCGTGCGAACACCCGGGCGACGCGGTGCGCGGGTCAGGTGCGCTCGGGACGGGCCAGGGTGAGTGCGGCGGCGAGGGAGAGTACGGCTGAGGCCGCGAGTACCCCGGCCATTGGCACGGCACTGCCCTCCCCGCCCAGCCCGACCAGTGGCGCGGCGAGTGACCCGATGACGGACTGGAGCGCCCCCATCAGCGCGGCCGCGGTGCCCGCGTGGTGCGCGTGTCGGTCGAGGGCCAGGGCTGTGCCGTTCGGCATCACCATGCCGAGCGAACCGATGAAGACCAGCAGCGTGCCCATGACGATCAGCTGGCTGGTGACGACCGCACCGGCCAGTACGCCGACCGCGGCCACCGCGCTCACCCCGAGCGTGCCGACCAGGAGGGTGCGTGGCGGGAACCGGTCCAGCAGCCGGGCGTTGGCCTGCCCGACCACCACGAAGGCCAACGCGTTGAGGCCGAACAGTAGACCGAACGCGCTTGCCGAGAGGTCGAACACGTCCTGGAACACGAACGACGAACCGGAGATGTACGCGAACAGTCCGGCGAAGGCGAGCCCCTGGGTCAGGGTGTACCCCAGGTACACCCGGTCGGTGAAGAGTGTGCGGAGCGACCGAACGGTACCGCTGAGCCCGCCGTTGCTGCGCCGGTGCGCGGGCAACGTCTCGGGTAGCCGGGCCGCCACGATGGCGGTGAGTAGCGCGCCGACCACGGCGAGGAGGACGAACAGGGCCCGCCAGGACCCGAACCGCAGCACCAGGCTGCCGGCGGTCGGTGCGGCGATCGGGGCGAGACCAAAGACCAGGGTGAGTCGGGAGAAGTACTTGGCCGCCGCGCGACCCGAGTACAGGTCGCGCACGACGGCGCGGGTGACCACAGCGCCCATGCCACCGGCGAAGCCCTGGGCGAACCGCAGCGCGGTGAACACCGGCGCGCTGGGCGCCGCGGCGCAGGCCAGCGCCAGCACGGCGTACGCGCCGAGGCCGATCAGCACGGGGCGGCGTCGGCCCCAGCGGTCGCTGAGTGGACCGGTGACGAACTGCCCGAGGGCCAACCCAACCAGGCAGGTGGTGAGGGAGAGCTGGATCTGGGCCTGGCTCGCGTTCAGGTCGTGGGCCATGGTGGGCAGCGCTGGCAGGTACATGTCCAGGGACAGCGGCCCGATCGCGGTGATCGCGCCGAGTAGTAGCAGCAGACCGAGCCCGCCGCCGACTTCCGCCGGCTGCGGCTTGCCGGCTGGTGTCGCTACGTCAGGTGCGGTCGGTTGGGCGGTCTGCGTCACTGAGTTCCCCCGGGGCTGGCCTGTTGACCGGGTAACCTTAGCTCTGTACTCAGAGTCTTTCCGATGTGAGGTGGGCGACCCGGTGTCGACCGAGGACGCGACGGCCCAGCCGGTGCCGGGCCCCGACCACGCCGCGACGGCGGCGCTGGGCGCCGTCGTCGGGGAACTGCATCGCCGGCTGCGCCGCGCGGCGGGCCAGCACAGCAACCGGATCCCGTTGCCGGAGGCCCAGGTCGAGTTGCTCCTGCTGGTCCGCGCCCACCCGGGGGTCAGCGTGAAGGACGCCGCCGCCCGCCTGCACGCGGCGCCCAACACGGTGAGCACGCTCGTCCGGGACCTGGTGACAGCCGGACTGCTGCACCGCGAATGTGTCCCGGCTGACCGCCGCACCGCCCGGTTGTGCCTCACCGACGCTGCCCGTGCTCGGATGGCCGACCACGAACGGCACCGCGTCGCACTGCTCACCGCCGCGCTGTCCCGGCTGCCCCCCGAGGCACGGGCGGCGGTTGCGGCGGCGGCCCCACACCTGACCCGCCTCGTAGACCTCCTGGGCCCTGATCCTTGCCCGTCACCTGACTGAGTCGCCGCCTCGTCGACCTGGTGCCGACCCGGCCGCCCGGCCCGAGCACGGGCTGCGCGCATTCTCCAGGGTCTACCGGCCGTGCTCGGCGGCGTGGTCAGAGCTCGCCGTCGAGTTCGGCGTAGCCGCGGCGGGCGGCGATCAGCGCGGGACGGGCGCCGAAGGGTGCCTCCGCGGCCACCCGTTCCGCCGGTGTCCCACCGGTGTGGCCGGCGCGGATCTGCCAGGCCAGGTCGCTGAGCTGGGCGTGCTGGGCACGGACGAACCCGCTGTCGACAGGGTCGCCGTGCCCCGGCACCACCACCGTGCCCGGGGTCGTCATCCGCAGCAGCTCGGCGACTGCCTCCGGCCACCGCAACGGGTACGAGTCCTCGAACGCGGGCGGGCCGCCCTGCTCCACGAGGTCGCCGGCGACGAGGACGTCGGCGTCGGGAAACTGCACGACCAGATCGGCGGCAGTGTGTGCACGCCCCAGGTGTCGCAGGACGACCTGGCGGCCACCCACGTCGAGTACCTCCTGCTTGCGCACCAGATGAGTCGGCGCCAGTAGGTCGGTGTCGATCAACTGCTCGGCGAGACGGGGCTGCTCGTCGCGCATCTCCTCGTATGCCTCACGGCGCAGCCGGTCCGGGTCGCGCAGGGCGGCGGCGGCCAGTTCGTGCGCGTACACCGGGCGGGGTGGGTTGCCAGCCAGGGTGGCGTTGCCGAAGCAGTGGTCGAAGTGGTGGTGCGTGTTGACCAGCACCCAGGGATGTGGGGTGACTGTCCGCGTCGCCTCAGCCAACTCCGTCGCCTGCTCTGCCGTGGAGAGGGTGTCGACCAGTAGTGCCGCGCCCTCGCCAACGAGCAGCGTCACGTTGACCCGCAGCAGCGGCTCACGCAGCACGTACACCCGGTCGGCGACCTCGACGAAGCGGAGGGTCATGACGGCCGCGCAGCCCGCTCCACGAAGCGCCGCCGGTCCACCAGCAGTCGCTCCACCCGGCCCTCGGCGACGGTGGACCCGCCCTCGGTGACGGAGACCTCGAACAGCAGCCGACGGCCGTCGACCTTCGCCAACCTGGCCCGCGCCACGACGGTGCGGCCGACTGGTGTGGCCGCCCGGTGGTCCAGTTCGACCCGGACTCCCACGGTCGTGGCGCCGCCTGGCACCTGGTGGGCGGTCGTCGCGACGGTCGCCGCCTCGGCCAGGGCGACAACTCTGGGCGTGCCCAGCACCGGCACGTCGCCGGAGCCGACCGCCTGGGCGGTGTCGGCATCGGTGACGGTCAGCTCCACCTGAGCGGTCAGACCCGGCGCGAACGGCGGCTCCTGCATGGTCACAGCCTATGCGCCCGAGGGCCGGTGAACCACGCCTGAGCCGAACCACCCCGGAGTCCTTCCGGCTGGTCCTGCGCCTGGCGTCCTGCTGGCCGTCGTTAACCTTGACCGCGATGTCTGCTCCGACCGACCCCCAGCAGCCCGTCCGAACCGAAGCACCGACGGTGGCCGACGGCGGGCGCCGTCGCGTGATCACGATGTCGGTGTGGGGTGTCGCCTTCGTCATCGGCTGGCTCGCCATTGGCCTGCCCACCGACCCGGTATACGCCTTCGTCTGGATGTGGGCCGCGACCATAGCCTGGAACTCGGCCCGGCCGTGGCGAAGCCACCTGCGTTTCGCCCGTGACTGGCTGCCGGTGGTGCTGTTGCTCGTGCTCTACAACCTCTCCCGCGGCTTCGCCGACAACGGGGCGGTTCCGCACGCCTACGAGCTGATCGTCGCCGATCGGGTCATGTTCGGCTGGGCCACCGGTGACCAGGTGCCCACCGTCTGGCTCCAGCAGCACCTGTACCAGCCCGACGTGCGCT
Protein-coding regions in this window:
- a CDS encoding S8 family peptidase, with the translated sequence MPPSPERISRFAARRRARLEGLPKLAHTDAGGGSRAWFVADELLVIDDSRREVERYLGRARAAQPGAGDEELMPGLRRYRAPGLDVPTAVRALRSDRPAGRQTVCPNHVFLSSPFNQGGPFGPPAPTAAATLKTPAETDRVAVSIVDTGFWTDTPLPVDYLASDGVEVETETDVDNDGLLDGDVGHANFIGGVIANHTDRAVLRVVRTLDTFGVCTEDELIASLGRVHPDTKVINLSLGGYTADGTAPLGVQAALQQALSGLDRVVVAAAGNDGNRSDPFWPAAFAGAGESWSGQVVAVAAHDGVDLCSWSNAGSWVSLVAPGQDVRSTYIDHALFPEGWAQWSGTSFAAPRVAAEITARIDAQVGAVAATNQFMADVAAANQQFGGHLGLI
- a CDS encoding MarR family winged helix-turn-helix transcriptional regulator: MGDPVSTEDATAQPVPGPDHAATAALGAVVGELHRRLRRAAGQHSNRIPLPEAQVELLLLVRAHPGVSVKDAAARLHAAPNTVSTLVRDLVTAGLLHRECVPADRRTARLCLTDAARARMADHERHRVALLTAALSRLPPEARAAVAAAAPHLTRLVDLLGPDPCPSPD
- a CDS encoding RNA polymerase sigma factor, encoding MSDDDVGRLVRSAASGDRAAWEALVDRYARLVYTVARGFRLDDADVADVSQTTWLRLVEKLDQLREPGSVGAWLATTARREALALLRNRREVSLPESTRSEPVDELQPEPWQRLVAEETDAELWHAYRKLSLRCQELLRLLVFEPVGSYAIAAAALSVPIGSLGPARARCLTTLRALLNQPAPQRRI
- a CDS encoding thioesterase family protein; amino-acid sequence: MQEPPFAPGLTAQVELTVTDADTAQAVGSGDVPVLGTPRVVALAEAATVATTAHQVPGGATTVGVRVELDHRAATPVGRTVVARARLAKVDGRRLLFEVSVTEGGSTVAEGRVERLLVDRRRFVERAARPS
- a CDS encoding MBL fold metallo-hydrolase → MTLRFVEVADRVYVLREPLLRVNVTLLVGEGAALLVDTLSTAEQATELAEATRTVTPHPWVLVNTHHHFDHCFGNATLAGNPPRPVYAHELAAAALRDPDRLRREAYEEMRDEQPRLAEQLIDTDLLAPTHLVRKQEVLDVGGRQVVLRHLGRAHTAADLVVQFPDADVLVAGDLVEQGGPPAFEDSYPLRWPEAVAELLRMTTPGTVVVPGHGDPVDSGFVRAQHAQLSDLAWQIRAGHTGGTPAERVAAEAPFGARPALIAARRGYAELDGEL
- a CDS encoding lytic polysaccharide monooxygenase auxiliary activity family 9 protein, whose translation is MSYRSRTAALLTAAATLLVAVVALTARSEPAAAHGAAMMPGSRTFLCWKDGLTPSGEIQPNNPACSAAVAQSGANSLYNWFSVLRSDADGRTVGYIPDGQLCSGGNPGFLGYDLARTDWPLTHLTAGRTMEFRYSNWAHHPGTFSFYITKDSWSPTRPLAWSDLEEQPFLTVTNPPQRGAVGTNDGHYYFTGTLPADKSGRHLIYSRWVRSDSPENFFGCSDVTFDGGNGEVTGVGPGGTIPPPTTPPPNPTTPPPHGGDCMAVYQVINSWPDGFQGEIMIMNHTTATWTEWTASWTWPSGQSIAQLWNGTHTSSGTSVTVTNAPYNGAVDPGGTTTFGFLASTTGTNALPTVTCTGH
- a CDS encoding multidrug effflux MFS transporter, whose protein sequence is MTQTAQPTAPDVATPAGKPQPAEVGGGLGLLLLLGAITAIGPLSLDMYLPALPTMAHDLNASQAQIQLSLTTCLVGLALGQFVTGPLSDRWGRRRPVLIGLGAYAVLALACAAAPSAPVFTALRFAQGFAGGMGAVVTRAVVRDLYSGRAAAKYFSRLTLVFGLAPIAAPTAGSLVLRFGSWRALFVLLAVVGALLTAIVAARLPETLPAHRRSNGGLSGTVRSLRTLFTDRVYLGYTLTQGLAFAGLFAYISGSSFVFQDVFDLSASAFGLLFGLNALAFVVVGQANARLLDRFPPRTLLVGTLGVSAVAAVGVLAGAVVTSQLIVMGTLLVFIGSLGMVMPNGTALALDRHAHHAGTAAALMGALQSVIGSLAAPLVGLGGEGSAVPMAGVLAASAVLSLAAALTLARPERT